A genome region from Alkalimarinus coralli includes the following:
- a CDS encoding TetR/AcrR family transcriptional regulator, whose protein sequence is MRKNINKTYHHQNLRHTLLENAEKLLSERGIDGLTLRELAERSNVSRQAPYHHFSSKHALLCAVAERSFDDLNDLLDQAGINDATSIQERLKDYVIAYVRYAAENPEKYELMFGAVTWRNEPSAELTEKGHATFRRYTHIIRQLKEHGDMPDYFDEIRMSQITWATLHGLCRLKTDGVFVSLEAVEEMSLYAAEMILSVLKGQK, encoded by the coding sequence ATGAGAAAGAACATAAATAAAACCTATCACCATCAGAATTTACGTCATACCTTACTAGAAAATGCTGAAAAGCTTTTGAGTGAACGCGGTATCGACGGGCTGACATTGCGCGAACTGGCTGAGCGTTCGAATGTATCTCGGCAAGCGCCTTATCATCATTTTTCATCTAAACACGCGTTGTTGTGTGCGGTTGCTGAACGTTCTTTTGATGACTTAAATGACCTGCTTGATCAAGCGGGGATCAATGACGCGACATCCATTCAAGAGCGGCTAAAGGACTATGTCATCGCTTATGTGCGCTACGCGGCAGAAAACCCCGAGAAGTATGAACTGATGTTTGGCGCGGTCACCTGGCGCAACGAACCATCGGCCGAACTGACTGAAAAAGGGCATGCGACATTTCGCCGTTATACCCACATTATACGTCAGCTCAAAGAGCACGGTGATATGCCAGACTACTTTGACGAAATCCGCATGTCACAAATCACCTGGGCAACTCTGCATGGTTTGTGTCGCTTAAAAACAGACGGTGTCTTCGTGAGCCTTGAAGCGGTAGAAGAAATGTCACTGTATGCTGCAGAGATGATTCTTTCGGTATTGAAAGGCCAGAAATAG
- the fic gene encoding protein adenylyltransferase Fic, protein MTRQAEQPYNQLPTLPPNLDFIETRSVLKACISARAAVAELKKAGELIPNQSMLINLLPLLEAKDSSEIENIVTTTDKLFQYALEDKGADHATKEALRYRTALHQGYIQLERKPLCTATAIEVCSTLKHAEMEIRKVPGTFIGNQKTGDIIYTPPAGENVIRDLLANWERFLHDDDDIDPLIKMAVSHYQFEAIHPFYDGNGRTGRILNVLYLIECGLLTLPILYLSRFIVHNKQDYYRLLNQVTNDQNWEDWLLFMLKGVEQTAIWTCDKITAIRALMESTTDYIKTQLPKIYSYELVQLIFEQPYCRISNLVERDIAKRQTASTYLKQLADIGVLQELDSGKEKLFVHPRLMTLMTKDSNSISAF, encoded by the coding sequence ATGACCAGGCAAGCAGAGCAGCCTTACAACCAATTACCCACATTGCCACCAAATCTAGATTTCATAGAAACTAGATCCGTACTGAAAGCCTGTATTTCTGCACGTGCCGCTGTAGCAGAGTTAAAAAAGGCTGGGGAACTCATACCTAACCAAAGCATGCTAATTAACTTACTGCCTTTGTTAGAAGCAAAAGACAGTTCAGAAATTGAAAATATTGTTACAACTACCGATAAGCTTTTTCAGTATGCACTAGAGGATAAAGGTGCCGATCATGCAACAAAAGAAGCTTTACGCTACAGAACAGCGTTACACCAAGGCTACATTCAGCTTGAAAGAAAACCGCTTTGCACAGCGACTGCTATCGAAGTATGCAGCACGTTAAAGCACGCTGAAATGGAAATTCGTAAAGTGCCGGGGACTTTTATAGGTAATCAGAAGACTGGAGACATTATCTATACACCGCCTGCTGGAGAAAACGTTATCCGCGACTTGCTAGCTAACTGGGAGCGCTTTCTTCATGATGACGATGATATAGATCCTCTGATAAAAATGGCAGTTAGCCATTATCAATTTGAAGCCATACACCCATTTTATGACGGCAATGGCCGAACCGGTCGTATTTTAAACGTTTTGTACCTTATTGAATGTGGCCTTTTAACGCTACCTATTTTGTACTTAAGTCGTTTCATCGTTCATAACAAACAAGATTATTATCGCCTGTTGAACCAAGTAACCAACGATCAGAATTGGGAAGATTGGCTGTTATTTATGCTTAAAGGTGTTGAGCAAACGGCCATATGGACTTGCGATAAAATCACAGCGATTAGAGCTCTTATGGAAAGTACAACCGATTACATAAAAACACAGCTACCTAAAATATATAGCTACGAGCTTGTTCAGCTTATTTTTGAGCAACCCTATTGTCGTATCAGTAATCTTGTTGAACGTGATATTGCAAAACGCCAAACGGCTTCAACGTATTTAAAGCAGTTAGCGGATATTGGTGTGCTGCAAGAACTCGATTCAGGAAAGGAAAAATTATTTGTACACCCACGATTGATGACGTTAATGACAAAAGACAGTAATAGTATCAGCGCCTTCTGA
- a CDS encoding S24 family peptidase yields the protein MAYRVLGESMNRRIKNGAICIFRESLGGSRNGKIVLVENYGKNDEEYNSSFTVKTYASEKRATEDGEWEHSVILLRPNSTDPNFKDIVLHEDDCENMRIVGEFVAVLDE from the coding sequence ATCGCTTACAGAGTACTTGGGGAGTCTATGAACCGCAGAATCAAAAATGGTGCAATTTGTATATTCAGAGAATCTTTAGGTGGCTCACGTAACGGTAAAATAGTACTAGTTGAAAACTATGGTAAGAATGACGAGGAATATAATTCATCATTTACAGTTAAAACATATGCGAGTGAAAAAAGAGCAACTGAAGATGGAGAGTGGGAGCATTCTGTTATTTTATTAAGGCCCAACTCTACTGACCCCAATTTCAAAGATATAGTTCTTCATGAAGATGATTGTGAAAACATGCGTATAGTTGGTGAGTTTGTTGCTGTCTTAGATGAGTAG
- the tnpA gene encoding IS66 family insertion sequence element accessory protein TnpA, whose product MENSQLDQLNTYWMQQVTAWKASGLPQTTFCKKHDLIYHRFIYWKLKFEGTSQSSPSVTQGSEFVKVLPGGFGFQQASGLTINFPNGMTVDGLSDTNFDLVCQLIKRLS is encoded by the coding sequence ATGGAAAACAGCCAACTTGATCAATTAAACACCTACTGGATGCAGCAGGTTACCGCCTGGAAAGCATCCGGGCTGCCTCAAACCACATTTTGTAAAAAACATGACCTCATTTACCACCGCTTCATCTATTGGAAACTGAAGTTCGAAGGTACTTCTCAATCGTCACCGTCAGTCACTCAAGGTAGCGAATTTGTTAAAGTACTCCCCGGAGGCTTCGGTTTTCAGCAAGCGTCAGGTCTAACAATTAATTTCCCAAATGGGATGACTGTTGACGGCCTCTCGGACACTAACTTTGATTTGGTGTGCCAGCTCATTAAGCGTCTATCATGA
- the tnpB gene encoding IS66 family insertion sequence element accessory protein TnpB (TnpB, as the term is used for proteins encoded by IS66 family insertion elements, is considered an accessory protein, since TnpC, encoded by a neighboring gene, is a DDE family transposase.) encodes MTHYFRPSYEMPAIFLYRDPVDFRKSIRGLSALVEQELAHNPFDGALYAFTNRQRNKIKCLFWENNGFVLYYKSLAEEKFRWPRHGEDVISLSGQQINWLLDGYDISLMKGHKKLHYESVF; translated from the coding sequence ATGACGCACTACTTTCGCCCCAGTTACGAGATGCCCGCCATTTTTCTGTATCGCGATCCCGTTGATTTCCGGAAAAGCATACGAGGGCTTTCAGCACTTGTCGAACAGGAGTTGGCGCATAATCCATTTGACGGTGCGCTTTATGCGTTTACCAACCGACAGCGCAATAAAATCAAATGCCTTTTCTGGGAGAATAATGGTTTTGTGCTCTATTACAAATCCCTTGCTGAAGAAAAGTTTCGTTGGCCTCGCCATGGTGAAGACGTCATTTCTCTTTCCGGTCAACAGATTAACTGGCTGCTTGATGGTTATGACATTAGCCTGATGAAAGGGCATAAAAAACTGCATTATGAATCAGTGTTTTAG
- the tnpC gene encoding IS66 family transposase, producing MKKAIKTQQNQRNDAAPTVQELLALLAEKNQKIEEQDRQLEEKDTLLNAQQKHLGDKEKLINKQQKTIQLMEEQLRLATLRKFAASSEKMPWQGDFFDEVELEEALVELEDDVPEEDRVIPRKKKRNRGFSDKLPREQIFLRLSDEDKADAIKTFFTKVKEELEFIPAQLKVLEFWQEKAVFEDDGEESIIAAQRPTHPLGKCFATPSLLAHIVTAKYADGLPLYRTENILKRYGADVSRTNMANWVIRLENVFKPLINLMREVQLESDYLQADESRIQVLKESGKPATSDKWMWVVRGGPPDTPVVLFEYDTSRSGDVPVRLLEGFCGFLQTDGYAGYNKVCEENDIIRIGCWDHCRRKFVEAVRAAPTKKKGAKRSKAEQAVLQIRKLYAVEKSIKELDVSEKNRIRQEKSLPLLEEFKLWLKQNKGKVLKDSQTYTAINYCLNQWDYLIAYCEDGRLNISNALAENAIRPFAVGRRAWLFADTPKGACASAACYSLVETAKANGLEPYAYIRHVLLNIADADTVEKLEALLPWNVDQEPFSKNVPQYG from the coding sequence ATGAAAAAGGCGATAAAAACTCAGCAAAATCAACGCAATGACGCGGCTCCAACTGTTCAGGAGCTGCTTGCGTTGTTAGCCGAAAAGAATCAAAAAATTGAGGAGCAAGATCGCCAACTCGAAGAAAAAGACACCCTCCTCAACGCCCAGCAAAAACACCTGGGCGACAAAGAAAAACTCATCAACAAGCAGCAAAAGACTATCCAGCTAATGGAAGAACAATTGCGTCTGGCCACCTTGAGAAAGTTTGCTGCCAGCAGTGAAAAGATGCCCTGGCAGGGAGACTTCTTCGATGAGGTCGAACTGGAAGAAGCGCTTGTTGAGTTGGAAGATGACGTTCCCGAAGAAGATCGGGTGATTCCACGTAAGAAAAAGCGAAACCGTGGCTTTTCCGACAAACTCCCCCGTGAGCAGATCTTTCTGCGTCTGTCCGATGAAGACAAAGCGGATGCTATCAAAACCTTCTTCACTAAAGTGAAAGAAGAGCTGGAGTTTATTCCTGCTCAGTTGAAGGTCCTCGAATTTTGGCAGGAGAAGGCCGTCTTCGAGGATGATGGCGAGGAATCCATCATCGCGGCCCAACGACCAACTCACCCATTGGGAAAGTGTTTTGCTACCCCTTCTTTACTTGCTCACATTGTAACAGCCAAGTATGCCGATGGCTTACCACTGTATCGTACCGAAAACATCTTAAAACGGTATGGTGCCGATGTGAGTCGTACCAATATGGCTAACTGGGTAATCCGTCTGGAGAATGTATTCAAGCCGTTGATCAACCTGATGCGGGAAGTCCAACTTGAAAGCGATTACCTGCAAGCTGATGAAAGCCGAATACAAGTACTGAAAGAAAGCGGGAAACCCGCCACCTCTGATAAGTGGATGTGGGTGGTCAGAGGTGGGCCACCCGATACCCCGGTAGTGTTATTTGAATATGATACATCGCGTTCCGGTGACGTGCCTGTTCGACTGTTGGAAGGTTTTTGTGGTTTCCTGCAGACAGATGGTTATGCAGGCTACAACAAAGTGTGCGAAGAAAATGACATTATCCGCATTGGTTGCTGGGACCATTGCCGGAGAAAATTTGTTGAAGCTGTTCGTGCAGCGCCCACAAAAAAGAAAGGCGCCAAACGAAGTAAGGCAGAACAAGCCGTGTTGCAAATACGAAAGCTTTATGCCGTTGAGAAGTCCATAAAAGAGTTGGATGTATCAGAGAAAAATCGTATCCGGCAGGAAAAGAGTTTACCCTTGCTTGAAGAGTTCAAGCTGTGGCTGAAGCAGAACAAAGGCAAAGTGCTAAAAGACAGCCAAACATACACCGCCATCAATTACTGCTTAAATCAATGGGATTATCTAATCGCTTATTGTGAAGATGGTCGTCTTAATATCAGCAATGCATTGGCAGAAAATGCTATCAGACCTTTTGCCGTAGGAAGAAGAGCCTGGCTTTTTGCCGATACGCCTAAAGGTGCTTGCGCAAGTGCAGCCTGTTACAGCCTGGTAGAAACAGCAAAGGCAAACGGGCTGGAGCCATATGCCTACATACGACACGTACTATTGAACATTGCCGATGCTGATACCGTAGAGAAATTAGAAGCACTCTTGCCTTGGAATGTTGACCAGGAGCCTTTTTCAAAAAATGTGCCGCAGTATGGTTAG
- a CDS encoding DUF3427 domain-containing protein encodes MILDKLHQSLQTGFIDKEINSEELYQPTLLVNKKNPPQKILPSILSELLSCDEFFISVAFVTTSGVAVLMNTLKELESRGIQGKIVVSQYLNFTDPEALRKLLRFTNIDLRIATKENSHSKGYLFKRTDYHNLIIGSSNLTSSALTTNKEWNLQVSALHGSRIVETVIDEFNLDFKSGTPVTSAFIEEYQSTYDKQKLLRKKYDDHILSIEISPNSMQKEALKNIKQLRRNGATKALLISATGTGKTYLSAFDVLAFKPKRLLFVVHRRTIAEKSMETFKNIFGTDKTVGIYSGSQKDLERDFLFATVQTISKQTNLENFLHDHFDYIVIDESHRSGASSYKRLLNHFTPNFLLGMTATPERTDGEDIFSLFDHNIAYEIRLNRAMEEDMLSSFHYYGVTDLFVDGKELEDKRNFAFLSSEERVNHIIDNARFYGTDNGITRGLVFCSRNDESKNLAEMFNKNGFRSIALSGDNSEDERANAIQLLESDNLSEKLDYIFTVDIFNEGIDIPKVNQIIMIRPTESAIIFVQQLGRGLRKSGGKGYLTVIDFIGNYNNNYLIPVALYGNTSYNKDVLRRSIASGSKLIPGSSTINFDAISKNRIFASIDSANMKMLTDLKKDYFLLKYKLGRVPLMMDFVKHGARDPFLYIEYSKSFLNFIIKVENDFSHSISDKGLKLLEFFSVEVNNGKRVEESLILNALLKRETCTIKEIKNIVADKYGYEVSDQTIQSCLNNINLKFIREKSKGKLLTLNEIHGINILNLNKGSFQLTAEFKLLLNNNIFQQYFQDTINYSINKFNEINKHNSFHNGFVLYEKYSRKDVFRILNVDTNPVAQNVGGYLVSPDNSHCPIFVNYHKDEDISESTKYEDEFINNKEFSWMSKSNRKLESNDVQSILGNKGRIRLPLFIKKNNDEGIEFYYMGEVEPEKDKVKQTSMNTDNGKVVSVVNFVFSLSPPVTDEMYQYLKEKEALETEPPLINKNEDAANEKNYIPFYDFYAAAGSFSEMQENKDFDKIAVPEKYSKDQKHFCCRVL; translated from the coding sequence ATGATATTAGATAAACTGCATCAAAGTTTACAAACCGGATTTATAGATAAAGAAATAAATTCGGAAGAACTATATCAACCAACGCTATTGGTTAATAAAAAGAACCCACCACAAAAAATTCTACCATCCATTTTAAGTGAGTTGTTGTCTTGCGATGAATTTTTTATCTCAGTTGCATTTGTTACAACTAGTGGTGTTGCAGTTTTAATGAATACATTGAAAGAGCTTGAAAGTCGAGGTATTCAAGGAAAAATAGTTGTTTCTCAATATTTAAACTTTACGGATCCTGAAGCACTTAGAAAGCTTCTTAGATTTACCAATATTGATCTTCGGATTGCCACCAAAGAAAACTCGCATTCAAAAGGTTATTTGTTCAAAAGAACGGACTACCACAACCTCATCATAGGAAGTAGCAATCTTACCTCATCAGCACTAACGACAAATAAAGAGTGGAACCTTCAAGTTTCTGCCCTGCATGGAAGTAGAATCGTTGAAACAGTTATTGATGAATTTAACCTTGACTTCAAAAGCGGGACACCTGTTACAAGCGCATTTATTGAGGAATACCAGAGTACGTATGATAAACAAAAGCTACTGAGAAAAAAGTATGATGATCACATATTAAGCATTGAAATTTCTCCCAATTCCATGCAAAAAGAAGCGCTTAAAAATATTAAACAGTTAAGACGCAATGGCGCAACAAAAGCACTTCTTATCTCAGCTACAGGAACAGGTAAAACCTATTTATCGGCCTTTGATGTATTAGCATTTAAGCCAAAGCGTTTATTATTTGTGGTACATCGACGGACTATTGCTGAAAAATCGATGGAAACATTTAAGAATATTTTTGGTACTGATAAAACAGTGGGGATATATTCGGGTTCCCAAAAAGATTTAGAACGTGATTTTTTATTTGCAACTGTACAAACTATTTCAAAACAAACCAACCTAGAAAACTTTCTGCACGATCATTTCGACTATATTGTAATTGATGAATCTCATCGGTCAGGTGCTAGCTCTTATAAACGACTATTAAATCATTTCACACCAAATTTTTTATTAGGAATGACAGCGACACCTGAAAGAACTGATGGAGAGGATATATTTAGCTTATTTGATCATAATATTGCTTATGAGATTCGTTTAAATAGAGCAATGGAAGAGGACATGCTAAGCAGCTTCCATTATTACGGTGTGACCGACCTATTTGTTGATGGAAAAGAGCTAGAAGATAAACGAAACTTTGCATTCTTATCCTCAGAAGAAAGAGTTAATCATATTATTGATAATGCTAGGTTTTATGGCACTGATAACGGCATAACAAGAGGCCTCGTTTTTTGTTCTCGTAATGACGAATCTAAGAATTTAGCAGAGATGTTTAATAAGAATGGCTTTCGCTCAATTGCTTTGTCTGGTGATAATTCGGAAGATGAAAGAGCTAATGCTATTCAGTTATTAGAGTCCGATAATTTATCAGAAAAACTGGATTATATTTTCACTGTCGACATTTTTAATGAAGGGATCGATATACCGAAAGTAAATCAAATTATAATGATTCGCCCTACTGAGTCAGCAATAATTTTTGTTCAGCAGTTAGGAAGAGGATTGCGCAAAAGTGGCGGAAAAGGATACCTAACAGTAATAGATTTTATTGGTAACTATAACAATAATTACCTTATCCCAGTCGCTCTATATGGCAATACATCTTATAACAAAGATGTTTTACGAAGATCAATTGCAAGTGGTAGCAAACTTATACCTGGAAGCTCCACAATCAATTTTGATGCTATTTCAAAAAATAGAATTTTTGCTTCAATCGACTCTGCAAATATGAAAATGCTTACAGACTTAAAAAAGGATTATTTTCTTTTAAAGTATAAGCTTGGCCGAGTGCCACTAATGATGGATTTTGTTAAGCATGGCGCGCGCGACCCGTTTCTTTACATAGAATACTCAAAATCATTTCTAAATTTTATAATTAAAGTTGAAAATGACTTCTCTCATTCAATATCTGATAAAGGACTGAAATTACTTGAGTTCTTTTCTGTTGAAGTAAACAACGGCAAACGAGTTGAAGAAAGTTTAATTCTAAATGCGTTGTTAAAGCGTGAGACTTGCACGATTAAAGAAATAAAGAATATCGTAGCTGATAAGTATGGTTATGAAGTTTCAGATCAAACTATTCAGTCATGCCTAAATAATATTAACTTAAAATTCATACGTGAAAAAAGTAAAGGAAAGCTACTCACCCTTAATGAAATTCACGGCATCAATATATTAAACCTTAATAAAGGCTCTTTTCAGTTAACCGCTGAGTTTAAACTATTGCTTAATAACAATATATTTCAGCAGTATTTCCAAGACACTATCAATTACTCAATCAACAAATTTAATGAAATTAATAAACATAACAGTTTTCATAATGGTTTTGTTTTGTATGAGAAGTATTCAAGAAAAGATGTTTTTAGAATATTAAATGTAGACACAAACCCAGTAGCACAAAATGTTGGTGGCTATCTTGTTAGCCCTGATAACTCTCATTGCCCCATCTTTGTAAATTATCATAAAGACGAAGATATTTCAGAATCAACTAAATATGAAGATGAATTTATTAATAATAAAGAGTTTTCATGGATGTCTAAATCGAACAGGAAGCTAGAAAGTAACGATGTCCAATCGATACTTGGCAATAAGGGAAGAATTAGGTTGCCCTTATTTATTAAAAAAAATAACGATGAAGGCATTGAATTTTACTACATGGGTGAAGTTGAGCCCGAAAAAGATAAAGTTAAGCAAACCTCAATGAATACTGACAATGGGAAAGTTGTTTCAGTGGTTAACTTTGTTTTCAGTTTGTCCCCCCCTGTTACAGACGAAATGTATCAATATCTGAAAGAAAAAGAAGCACTAGAAACCGAGCCTCCTCTTATCAATAAAAATGAGGATGCCGCAAATGAGAAAAATTATATACCGTTTTATGATTTTTATGCCGCTGCTGGCTCATTCAGTGAAATGCAGGAAAATAAAGATTTTGACAAAATTGCAGTACCAGAAAAATACTCCAAAGATCAAAAGCACTTTTGTTGCAGAGTACTGTAA
- a CDS encoding (deoxy)nucleoside triphosphate pyrophosphohydrolase, whose translation MKEIDVVAAIIKCGDEILCVQRGAAKFEYISDKYEFPGGKIEIKETKEDAIIREIKEELKLNIVEPKFFHTVNYQYPDFFITMHSYICLVDSKEVVLTEHIDHKWLKVEELGKLDWAAADIPIVKQLQKHTI comes from the coding sequence TTGAAAGAAATTGATGTGGTTGCCGCAATTATAAAGTGCGGTGATGAAATACTGTGCGTACAGCGAGGGGCAGCAAAGTTTGAATACATTTCAGATAAATATGAATTTCCTGGCGGAAAGATTGAAATTAAAGAAACTAAAGAAGATGCAATAATCAGAGAGATTAAAGAAGAATTAAAACTCAATATTGTTGAACCAAAATTTTTCCATACAGTTAATTACCAATACCCTGATTTTTTCATAACGATGCACTCCTATATCTGTTTAGTTGACAGTAAAGAGGTAGTCCTAACGGAACATATTGATCATAAGTGGCTTAAGGTAGAAGAATTAGGGAAGCTTGATTGGGCTGCAGCTGATATTCCAATAGTTAAACAACTGCAAAAACATACCATATAA
- a CDS encoding type II toxin-antitoxin system HipA family toxin, with protein sequence MSREIVEVYADWQPIEVPLLIGQLSYSDSSRGGVFSFAYDKAFLTSAYRLQIDPILTLHSGDLYNDEADKNFRAFLDSSPDRWGRILMQRRAAVEARKGIRATSRLNELDYLLGVHDSYRMGGIRFKRVGSDAFLDNNAEFAAPPMASLRELEHAAMQIEKDDNIDSDEYYHWLKMLISPGSSLGGARPKACVTDEQGQLWIAKFPNLNDTHDVGAWEMVCYELALAAGVDMFPSEIRQFSSRHHTFLTKRFDRDGDQRLHFSSAMTQLQYYDGEQSQGASYLEIAEFLSTQGAQTEADLAQLWRRIVFNIAVSNTDDHLRNHGFLLTKNGWKLSPAYDLNPIVGKHGLHLNITDTDNALDYPLAFDVKDFFRLSQPQATQIYDEVLMAVKQWQAVAKRLGISRAEQAMKQSAFNV encoded by the coding sequence ATGAGCCGTGAAATTGTCGAAGTCTATGCCGACTGGCAGCCAATTGAAGTGCCTTTGCTAATAGGGCAGCTTTCTTACAGCGATTCAAGCCGAGGTGGCGTGTTTAGCTTTGCCTACGATAAAGCGTTTTTAACCTCAGCCTATCGCTTGCAAATTGACCCAATCCTGACGCTTCACTCCGGTGACCTCTACAATGACGAAGCCGATAAAAACTTCCGTGCATTTCTTGATTCATCGCCTGATAGATGGGGACGTATTCTAATGCAGCGGCGTGCGGCCGTTGAAGCGCGCAAAGGCATTCGAGCAACAAGTCGATTAAACGAGCTAGATTACCTGCTAGGCGTACATGACTCTTACCGGATGGGTGGTATTCGATTTAAGCGAGTAGGGTCGGATGCTTTTTTAGACAATAATGCCGAATTTGCTGCGCCGCCAATGGCTTCTCTGCGAGAGTTGGAGCACGCTGCAATGCAGATTGAAAAAGATGATAACATCGACAGTGACGAGTATTATCACTGGTTGAAGATGCTGATTTCTCCAGGCTCATCATTAGGTGGTGCAAGGCCCAAGGCTTGTGTGACAGATGAACAAGGCCAATTGTGGATTGCTAAGTTTCCCAATCTAAATGATACCCATGATGTAGGGGCGTGGGAGATGGTCTGTTATGAATTGGCTTTGGCGGCAGGTGTTGACATGTTTCCAAGTGAGATTAGGCAGTTTTCCTCTCGGCATCATACCTTTTTAACAAAACGCTTTGACCGCGACGGTGATCAACGACTGCATTTCTCATCGGCCATGACACAGCTTCAATACTATGATGGTGAACAATCTCAAGGTGCCAGCTACTTAGAGATTGCTGAATTCCTTTCTACTCAAGGTGCACAAACAGAAGCAGATTTAGCACAGTTATGGCGTCGCATCGTGTTTAATATTGCGGTGTCCAATACGGATGACCACCTGCGTAATCATGGTTTTTTATTAACAAAGAATGGTTGGAAGTTATCACCCGCTTATGATTTAAACCCGATAGTGGGTAAACACGGCCTGCATCTAAATATTACCGATACAGACAACGCTCTAGACTACCCATTAGCCTTTGACGTAAAAGACTTCTTCCGACTTTCTCAACCCCAAGCCACGCAAATTTACGATGAAGTATTAATGGCGGTTAAACAATGGCAAGCCGTTGCTAAGCGCCTCGGGATCAGCCGAGCCGAGCAAGCCATGAAACAATCAGCGTTTAATGTTTAA
- a CDS encoding transcriptional regulator, whose amino-acid sequence MAKRNLHNVLFPKQRKILTHFGEDLLLAMKRRGYTKKLLCERTGFDHKTVNKVFAGDPGVAIGTYLKVMAVLGMESNFAEMAAHDEVGIKLQNIKLLEGSR is encoded by the coding sequence ATGGCTAAGCGTAATTTGCACAATGTGTTGTTTCCAAAGCAGCGCAAGATCCTGACTCATTTTGGTGAGGACTTGTTGTTGGCGATGAAACGACGAGGTTATACAAAAAAGCTGCTGTGTGAACGTACGGGCTTTGATCATAAAACCGTAAACAAAGTCTTCGCTGGTGATCCGGGCGTTGCCATAGGCACTTACTTAAAGGTTATGGCCGTCCTCGGTATGGAAAGTAATTTTGCAGAAATGGCCGCTCATGATGAAGTTGGTATCAAACTGCAAAATATAAAATTGCTAGAAGGTTCAAGATGA
- a CDS encoding sensor domain-containing diguanylate cyclase, which yields MPDTIASLKAEVKALQQEITELKSHEAQLELIMAATGVGIWDWYVQTNETIFNERWANIIGYTLEELSPVSIDTWLKYAHPEDLKESERLLNDHWSGKTDYYICESRMKHKSGQWIWVYDTGRVIEWESKGVPKRMIGTHLDITELKNTQDLLKNANKELETLVRIDPLSRIANRRAYDERLISELSVARREDKTLSLLMIDIDHFKQYNDLYGHEQGDLVIQTIAKCIQSTLSRKTDFVARYGGEEFVVLLPFTTPHEAKTVCTKLLQAIIKLKIKHDYSQFNKTLTISIGVSSTQTSPENILTKADKALYAAKQNGRNQYHIAAY from the coding sequence ATGCCAGACACAATAGCGTCACTTAAAGCTGAAGTTAAAGCGCTCCAACAGGAAATCACCGAGCTTAAATCACATGAAGCACAACTAGAGCTAATTATGGCCGCCACAGGTGTTGGTATCTGGGATTGGTATGTTCAAACTAACGAAACGATATTTAATGAGCGTTGGGCCAACATTATAGGCTACACACTTGAAGAGCTATCCCCTGTTAGCATTGATACTTGGTTAAAGTACGCCCACCCGGAAGATCTGAAAGAGTCTGAGCGTTTATTAAATGATCATTGGTCAGGTAAAACAGATTACTATATTTGCGAATCTCGGATGAAGCATAAAAGCGGTCAATGGATCTGGGTTTACGATACCGGCAGAGTCATCGAGTGGGAAAGCAAAGGCGTTCCGAAAAGGATGATAGGAACCCACCTCGATATTACAGAACTCAAAAACACCCAAGACCTTCTCAAAAATGCCAATAAAGAGTTAGAAACCCTCGTTCGCATCGACCCTCTGTCTCGAATAGCAAATCGTAGAGCGTATGACGAAAGACTCATCTCTGAACTTTCAGTCGCTAGAAGAGAAGACAAAACTCTATCTTTGCTCATGATCGATATAGATCACTTCAAACAATATAACGATTTATATGGCCATGAGCAGGGAGATCTAGTTATTCAAACGATAGCAAAATGCATTCAATCAACCCTTAGCCGCAAAACAGACTTCGTTGCACGCTATGGAGGTGAAGAGTTCGTCGTACTTTTACCATTCACAACCCCCCATGAAGCTAAGACGGTCTGTACAAAGCTATTGCAGGCAATCATAAAACTCAAGATTAAGCATGACTACTCTCAATTCAACAAAACACTGACCATAAGCATTGGTGTCTCTTCGACACAAACATCTCCAGAGAATATACTAACTAAAGCGGATAAAGCACTTTATGCCGCCAAACAGAACGGTCGAAACCAGTATCATATAGCAGCATATTGA